A stretch of the Medicago truncatula cultivar Jemalong A17 chromosome 5, MtrunA17r5.0-ANR, whole genome shotgun sequence genome encodes the following:
- the LOC11441101 gene encoding probable folate-biopterin transporter 2 isoform X1, giving the protein MKDSSDSDDEDDDTSSEEEKKPVAAKKEVSESESDSSDDEDKMNADKDSSDSDESEDEPSKRPQKKIMESIGFIFSICSVSSLLGAILCQYALKDYAFRDLLFWTQLLYGLSGMFDLILVMRLNLKFGILDYIFVVIVESIAQVTIKLKWMDAYACTQLKALSIWH; this is encoded by the exons atgaaagaTAGCTCAGATTCTgacgatgaagatgatgatactAGCTctgaagaagagaagaaaccTGTGGCTGCTAAGAAAGAGGTTAGTGAATCGGAGAGTGATTCGTCTGATGACGAG GATAAGATGAATGCTGACAAGGATAGTTCCGACTCTGATGAGAGTGAGGATGAACCATCGAAAAGACCTCAGAAAAAG ATAATG GAGAGTATAGGTTTCATATTTTCAATCTGCTCAGTCAGTTCCCTTTTAGGCGCAATACTATGCCAATACGCGCTAAAGGATTACGCATTCAGAGACTTACTCTTTTGGACTCAGTTGCTCTATGGTCTATCAGGGATGTTTGATCTAATTTTAGTcatgagattgaacctgaagTTTGGTATACTGGATTACATCTTTGTTGTGATTGTCGAAAGCATAGCGCAAGTGACTATTAAGCTAAAGTGGATGGATGCCTATGCTTGTACTCAGCTCAAAGCTTTGTCCATCTGGCATTGA
- the LOC11441101 gene encoding probable folate-biopterin transporter 2 isoform X2, with the protein MKDSSDSDDEDDDTSSEEEKKPVAAKKEDKMNADKDSSDSDESEDEPSKRPQKKIMESIGFIFSICSVSSLLGAILCQYALKDYAFRDLLFWTQLLYGLSGMFDLILVMRLNLKFGILDYIFVVIVESIAQVTIKLKWMDAYACTQLKALSIWH; encoded by the exons atgaaagaTAGCTCAGATTCTgacgatgaagatgatgatactAGCTctgaagaagagaagaaaccTGTGGCTGCTAAGAAAGAG GATAAGATGAATGCTGACAAGGATAGTTCCGACTCTGATGAGAGTGAGGATGAACCATCGAAAAGACCTCAGAAAAAG ATAATG GAGAGTATAGGTTTCATATTTTCAATCTGCTCAGTCAGTTCCCTTTTAGGCGCAATACTATGCCAATACGCGCTAAAGGATTACGCATTCAGAGACTTACTCTTTTGGACTCAGTTGCTCTATGGTCTATCAGGGATGTTTGATCTAATTTTAGTcatgagattgaacctgaagTTTGGTATACTGGATTACATCTTTGTTGTGATTGTCGAAAGCATAGCGCAAGTGACTATTAAGCTAAAGTGGATGGATGCCTATGCTTGTACTCAGCTCAAAGCTTTGTCCATCTGGCATTGA